CGATTTTGTCACTGCTGGTGAGTCAGGAGTTGTTGGCGTTGCTGACCGAGCACGCTTCTGCAGAGATTGTGTTTCCGCCGGAACGCTGGGCGGCGACCCTGCGGTCGCACGCCCAGCTTCTGCTGTATAGACTCGGTGACTACCTTGGGTACTCGCCGCCACCGTTGCTTGACCGACTCGTCAAAGAGGCACAGAAGATCCATCAAGAACGCCAAACATTACAGGAAGAGCTCGTCACTGCCATGCAACCGACTGCGGAGGCCTAAAGTGAAGACGAATAGAGGTATGTGTAGAAGTTGAATCCGCTCCTGCACCAATAATGAGGAGGCTTTCGATAATATGGAAATATCATAAAGGTTACGTAATTTCGAGTGATTAAGAATTACAATATTATGTTTGTAATTCCTAACCAGATGTAGATTAATTCCCCCCAACGGTATACCCGATGATATCTAATTCTATAATATGAAATCCTTGTTGAAGAGCTCAATAATACCCATTGTAGGTCATTCAGCTAATCCAAACGAACAATCATTGATGGTTGATCATACTCCCCGAAATAGATCCCTTCCCAGAAATACCACGACTCCAAATCAAAGTATTCCCCAGTAATGTAGGAAAGAAACTGACCTCCACAGATAGCTCAGAATGATTCATCTAGGGCGTACACTTCTCTCATGCTTGAGCACCAGATTTTGTTTGCTACTATGGCTATACCTTACCACGGGAGTAACATGGAAGCATACCCCAATACTTAATTACAGAAGGAATGAATGAATCAGCATGGGTAATCGTAGTCCCCCTAATGTCCTGTGTATCGTAGCCGATCAGCTACGGTACGATCATCTGGGCTGTATGGGTAATGATGAAGTCCAGACACCAAACATCGATGAAATAGCTAATAGAGGAGTAACATTTGATCGAACGTACGCGAACAACCCGATGTGTATGCCAGCCCGAGCAACCATGTTTACCGGGCGGACACCCCACAAACACGGTGTCCGGAGCAATGGCGTCCCTCTTTCGGACAGTCTTCCAACAATTCCGGACTTGTTCCAGGAGGGAGGATATGAAACGTACTCTGCTGGGAAACTTCACTTACACACGTACACACTCCCGGTCAGAAATCACATTCACCACTTGTTAAACGAACTCGATGGAGACGAATCGACGTTCGGTCAACGATTGTATGAAGCGGTCGAGACCGCGGTCAGAGCCAATATCTCTTGTCCAGAAGTCCTTGTGGATGATACAAACTCATCAATCTATCACAAAGGATTTTCTACCCGAGGCCACAATCCTCTCGTCCGTAAACTCGAGGAGATTCATATCCCGCGGTGGTCAGATGCGGCCGTACTATTCGAAGAAGTTGCACAGCGGGCGATCGGAGATCGTCCGCTTGACTCCTTCTCAGAGGATGATTTCGAGGCGTTCACTGAAGAGTTAACGGAAGAACTCTCACGGGTGTTTGAGAAGACAGATACCACAGAATATAGAGATTTACAGTTTGATCCCGAGGACTTTCCTGAAGCGCGTGAAATGTGGGAGACTGGCCGACTCACGAGTATGCCAGATGGATATTATGGGTTCGACTCAGTCGATTTTACCGGAGGGCACGTCAACGAAATATTTGGCGAGTACAAGAACTGGTTGAAGGAAAACCATCCGGAGGCTTACGAGCAACTTGCAAAAGATCATCCTGACAATAAACCCGGGAAAACGTTCCACGTATACGATACGTGGTCGATTCCCGAATCGCTTCATTACAATCGTTGGATTGGGGATCGAACTATAGATTTCATCGAAGGAAGAGAAGAAGACGAAGACCCGTTCTTCGCGTGGTGTTCATTCCCGGATCCTCACAATCCGTATGCTGCACCGGAACCATGGGGATCGATGTACGATCCGGACGATGTTTCTCTGCC
The Halalkaliarchaeum desulfuricum DNA segment above includes these coding regions:
- a CDS encoding sulfatase-like hydrolase/transferase is translated as MGNRSPPNVLCIVADQLRYDHLGCMGNDEVQTPNIDEIANRGVTFDRTYANNPMCMPARATMFTGRTPHKHGVRSNGVPLSDSLPTIPDLFQEGGYETYSAGKLHLHTYTLPVRNHIHHLLNELDGDESTFGQRLYEAVETAVRANISCPEVLVDDTNSSIYHKGFSTRGHNPLVRKLEEIHIPRWSDAAVLFEEVAQRAIGDRPLDSFSEDDFEAFTEELTEELSRVFEKTDTTEYRDLQFDPEDFPEAREMWETGRLTSMPDGYYGFDSVDFTGGHVNEIFGEYKNWLKENHPEAYEQLAKDHPDNKPGKTFHVYDTWSIPESLHYNRWIGDRTIDFIEGREEDEDPFFAWCSFPDPHNPYAAPEPWGSMYDPDDVSLPVRRDGEFEELPPFYEDVYNGDFKQLQGLYSCPEPEVQEDEIREIIAKSYGMVSYLDQEVGRVIDALEEHDLREDTIVVFISDHGEMMGDHWMIRKGPFQFDGLVRIPMIWSFPGTFEEGKRVASPTSHIDFSQTLLDLCDVPDPHSSFTPSYRHDPSSLPGKSLRPVLEGEEDEFPNSSVVIENDEDYLGLRVRTLVTDQYKLTIYPGKDYGELYDLKNDPDELQNRWNDPEYADVKQDLYRELAEQMVLQEGAQEDRITIA